The region GCCGTCTGGATCGTCAGCTTGTACTTGTCCGCCGCCGGCTGCAGCGACTTCGCCTTTTCATACACGGTCGACGTAAAGCCTTCCGCATTGTCCGAGAACGCCTTCGCCGCGTATTGCTGCTTCAGTTGCGCCGCGATCTGGTCCTTCACGTCCGCGAACGGCTTGACCACCGACGGCTTCACTTCCGTGGCCTTCAGGATGTGGAAGCCGAGATCCGACTGTACGACACCGCTCACGTCGCCCTGCTTCAGCGCGAATGCCGCACCGTCGAACGCCTTGCCGCCTGCCGTCGAGCCGCGCGTGATGAAGCCGAGATCGCCGCCCTTCGCTGCCGACGGCGCGTCCTGCGAGTTCTTCTGTGCAATCTGCGCGAACTGGTCCGGGTGAGCCTTCACGTCAGCCAGCAGCTGCTCGGCCTTCGCCTTTGCCGCGGCCTTGTCGGCGGCGCTGGCGTCGCTGGCTGCCGCGATGAAGATGTGGCTGATGCGCACCTGTGCTTCCGAACGGAAGTGCGTCGGGTTGTCGTCGTAGAACTTCTTGATGTCGGCATCGGTCGGCTGCGCGCTCGCAGCGGCAGCGGCCGGCGAATAGACGAGATACTGGATCGTTGCCGTTTCCGGCGTCGCGAAGCTCTGCTTGTGCGCGTCATAGTATGCGGCGAGCTGCGCGTCGGTCGGCTGCACTTTCGCCGCGTAGTCGCTCGCCTTCAGCACGAGCGCCTGCACTTCGCGCTGCTGCGCGGCGAGTGCCGACAGACGTTCGGCCGGACCCTTCGGCGTGAAAGCGCTCGAGACGATGCTCGCCGGGATCTGCTGCAGTGCGAGGCTGTAACGCACGCGCTCCTGGTACTGCTCGGGCGTCATCCCCTGGAACGACAGCAGCTGCGCATAGCGTTCGACGTCGATCGAGCCGTCGGGCTTCTTCAACGACGCGATCATCGGGTCGCTCATCAGCGCGTCGCGCACCGCATTGTCGGACGCAGTGAGGTGCAGGCGTTGCGTCTCGTCGGCCAGCACGCGTTGCTGGATCAGGCCGTCGAGCACTTGCTTGCGATGCTCGGGCGTATCGAACATCTTGATGTCGAACTGCCCACCGAGCGCCTGGCGCGCCTGGTCGATCTGCTGACGGAACGCGCCGTCGAATTCGACCCGCGTGATCTTGTGCCCGTTGACCGCCG is a window of Burkholderia latens DNA encoding:
- a CDS encoding SurA N-terminal domain-containing protein, which codes for MLDFFRNHQRLMMALLLLIVLPGLGFVGIQGFRGFFDDSANVAAVNGHKITRVEFDGAFRQQIDQARQALGGQFDIKMFDTPEHRKQVLDGLIQQRVLADETQRLHLTASDNAVRDALMSDPMIASLKKPDGSIDVERYAQLLSFQGMTPEQYQERVRYSLALQQIPASIVSSAFTPKGPAERLSALAAQQREVQALVLKASDYAAKVQPTDAQLAAYYDAHKQSFATPETATIQYLVYSPAAAAASAQPTDADIKKFYDDNPTHFRSEAQVRISHIFIAAASDASAADKAAAKAKAEQLLADVKAHPDQFAQIAQKNSQDAPSAAKGGDLGFITRGSTAGGKAFDGAAFALKQGDVSGVVQSDLGFHILKATEVKPSVVKPFADVKDQIAAQLKQQYAAKAFSDNAEGFTSTVYEKAKSLQPAADKYKLTIQTATVTPTPNPQLPPTSPLNNPKFLAAVFASDSVKNQNNTQAIDVGNNTLISARVTDYKPAAVPALDAIKDAVRQKVVAEQAAALAKKDGAAKLAELQKSKSTDGFAAVQKVSRTQSQGLTPAALSAVYKVDAKTLPAYVGVDLGADGYAIYRVNAVIAGTAVDPQQLAAAQQQMAQVEAQSEGEAYLAALRDRSKVKLYGTTQSQSQDGGS